Proteins from a genomic interval of Acetobacterium woodii DSM 1030:
- a CDS encoding cysteine hydrolase family protein: protein MKSVLLVIDYQKDFVDGSLGFPQSVKLEELIAQKIEAYRSNGWEIVFTYDTHTADYLNTQEGKNLPVVHCIKGTPGWELYGKVAKLRQDSDTCIEKIAFGSMELANYLAANQYDRVELVGVVSNICLISDAVLAKAALPEAEIIVDASCVASNEDHLNEAALDVMASMQIRIINRI from the coding sequence ATGAAAAGCGTTTTATTGGTAATCGATTATCAGAAAGATTTTGTGGATGGCAGTTTAGGTTTTCCTCAGTCGGTTAAACTTGAAGAGTTGATTGCGCAAAAAATAGAGGCGTATCGGTCAAATGGATGGGAAATTGTGTTTACTTATGATACCCATACAGCAGACTATTTGAACACTCAGGAAGGGAAAAACTTACCGGTTGTTCATTGTATCAAAGGAACCCCAGGATGGGAACTTTATGGAAAGGTAGCAAAACTGCGGCAAGATAGCGACACTTGCATTGAAAAGATCGCATTTGGATCAATGGAGCTTGCTAATTATCTGGCGGCAAATCAGTATGATCGGGTCGAGTTGGTGGGGGTTGTCTCAAATATTTGCCTGATTTCGGATGCGGTGCTGGCAAAAGCGGCTTTGCCGGAAGCGGAAATCATTGTTGATGCCAGTTGCGTCGCCAGCAATGAAGACCATCTTAATGAGGCGGCATTAGATGTGATGGCAAGCATGCAGATTCGTATTATTAACCGAATATAA
- a CDS encoding methyl-accepting chemotaxis protein, which yields MKIFNKHSIGNKITSMVIIFVALALLVIGIVVTVLSINTENKQIEDQMNLQLNNTIGEIEQVLSNHSKAMIGLSKTIGVAGTQMTPAEYKDLLTQYVGINDTTYGVGVFYEPNAYQPNLKYFGPYAYRDNETITFTEDLFSTDEYDYPHQEWYLVGKNAGDSIAWSAPFKDEALNISMVTAAVAAYDTNQNFRGVVTGDIDLSSLQQMVSAIKVGKTGRAFLVDQTGLYIADVDATKNMSVNLLEDPNASLSALGKNMLSGKPGSGVFSDDAGKNNIYYASIPSTGWTLAIIEPQSELNQPIMALIYQLIGLFLLTLIVLSFIIIKQIKGVVNPIILITELFHKAELGDFDSKIPETIIGRKDELGQLGLSFQKLSENIQENIATLEQISLGNLEVAVDVKSDKDIQSKSLLNVMENLKNLEAEVDMLTQSATNGHLSIRGNVANFQGKYRDIVVRINNTLDAVVEPLNMSADYVNEISQGNIPPKIIATYHGDFNTIKENLNSCIDNINALVTDVNMLAQAATDGQLEIQADATKHHGDFRKIIEGFNNTLSSLLTPINEARQVMTKMAVNDYSLSMNGVYKGNMEAFSREINMVYTRLLSIQDAFIRVSKGDTSRLDEFIAIGQRSDNDKLVPSIIATLTTIDNLIEESRNLAQAGINGNLEVRSEAAKFSGGYRDIVEGFNQTLDAIGQPINEAVIILEQMAAGNLTQQMQGDYLGSYAIIKNSLNDTMRSFNEILGNINHSAEEVASGSKQVSFGSQALAQGTTEQASSMQELSASITEIAVQTKENAVNAAQANQLTVDAQKNAENGNTLMQQMLLSMEEINASSAKISNIIKVIDDIAFQTNILALNAAVEAARAGQQGKGFAVVAEEVRTLAGRSAEAAKETTELIEGSISKVSDGTVIANDTADSLTEIVDGVAKVAALVSKIDIASNEQTASINEINTGIDQVSQVVQTNSATAEESAAASEELYSQAELLKNMVSKFALTKSE from the coding sequence ATGAAAATTTTCAACAAACATTCAATTGGGAATAAAATTACCTCCATGGTAATCATTTTTGTTGCCTTAGCCTTGCTGGTGATTGGCATTGTTGTGACAGTTTTAAGCATCAACACCGAAAACAAGCAAATCGAAGATCAGATGAATCTTCAACTCAACAATACCATTGGCGAGATTGAGCAAGTTCTCAGTAATCACAGCAAAGCGATGATCGGTTTAAGTAAAACCATCGGCGTCGCCGGAACTCAGATGACACCCGCAGAATATAAAGATTTACTAACTCAATATGTTGGGATCAATGACACCACTTATGGTGTTGGGGTCTTTTACGAGCCCAATGCCTATCAACCGAACCTTAAATATTTCGGACCTTACGCCTACCGGGATAATGAAACGATTACCTTTACTGAAGATCTATTTAGTACCGATGAATATGATTACCCCCATCAGGAGTGGTATCTGGTCGGTAAAAATGCCGGCGATTCAATTGCCTGGTCTGCGCCATTTAAAGACGAGGCTCTGAACATTTCGATGGTCACCGCGGCAGTCGCAGCGTATGACACCAACCAAAACTTTCGGGGTGTAGTCACTGGGGATATTGATCTTTCCAGTCTCCAACAAATGGTCAGCGCGATTAAAGTCGGCAAAACAGGTCGAGCTTTTCTAGTCGATCAGACCGGCCTCTACATTGCCGATGTCGATGCGACCAAGAACATGAGTGTTAATCTTCTGGAAGATCCCAACGCCAGTCTATCAGCTTTGGGCAAAAACATGCTTAGCGGCAAACCGGGCTCCGGGGTGTTCAGCGATGATGCCGGCAAAAATAATATTTATTATGCCTCCATCCCCTCAACCGGTTGGACGCTGGCCATCATTGAGCCTCAAAGCGAGCTCAACCAACCGATTATGGCCCTGATTTACCAGCTGATCGGCTTGTTTCTGTTAACCTTAATCGTATTGAGTTTTATCATCATCAAACAAATCAAAGGCGTGGTCAACCCCATTATCCTGATCACCGAGCTCTTCCATAAAGCGGAATTGGGTGATTTTGACAGCAAAATTCCCGAAACGATCATCGGCCGCAAAGATGAACTGGGCCAACTGGGATTGTCTTTCCAAAAATTATCCGAAAACATTCAGGAAAACATTGCCACGCTGGAACAAATTTCTCTGGGTAATCTTGAAGTAGCGGTCGACGTCAAATCCGATAAAGATATTCAATCTAAGAGTCTGCTTAACGTGATGGAAAACCTCAAAAATCTGGAAGCCGAGGTCGACATGCTCACTCAATCGGCCACCAATGGTCATTTATCGATCCGCGGCAATGTTGCTAACTTTCAAGGCAAATATCGGGATATTGTGGTTCGCATCAACAACACTTTAGATGCCGTAGTTGAACCCCTGAACATGTCGGCCGACTATGTCAACGAAATCAGCCAGGGTAATATTCCCCCCAAAATCATCGCCACCTATCATGGTGACTTTAATACAATTAAAGAAAACCTTAATTCCTGTATTGATAACATCAACGCTCTAGTCACCGATGTCAATATGCTGGCTCAGGCCGCAACCGATGGCCAACTGGAAATTCAAGCCGATGCCACCAAACATCATGGTGATTTTAGAAAAATCATCGAAGGCTTTAATAATACCCTCTCTTCACTGTTGACACCAATCAATGAAGCCCGACAAGTAATGACCAAAATGGCCGTCAATGATTACAGCCTTTCAATGAATGGCGTCTATAAAGGCAATATGGAAGCGTTTTCCCGGGAAATCAACATGGTCTATACCAGATTACTCAGTATTCAAGATGCCTTTATTCGAGTATCTAAAGGCGACACCAGCCGATTGGACGAATTTATCGCTATTGGCCAGCGTTCTGACAACGACAAGTTGGTGCCATCGATTATTGCCACCTTAACCACTATCGACAACCTGATTGAAGAATCCCGTAATCTGGCGCAAGCCGGGATTAACGGTAATTTGGAAGTCCGCAGCGAGGCTGCGAAATTTTCCGGTGGCTATCGAGATATTGTCGAAGGTTTCAACCAAACGCTGGATGCCATTGGACAGCCCATTAACGAAGCCGTCATCATTCTTGAACAAATGGCCGCCGGAAATCTAACCCAACAGATGCAAGGCGATTATCTGGGCAGTTATGCCATTATCAAAAATTCACTCAACGACACCATGCGATCTTTCAATGAAATTTTAGGTAATATCAATCATTCGGCTGAAGAGGTTGCCTCCGGCTCCAAACAAGTCTCCTTCGGCAGTCAGGCTTTGGCTCAAGGTACTACCGAGCAGGCCAGTTCCATGCAAGAATTAAGTGCTTCGATTACCGAGATTGCGGTTCAAACAAAAGAAAATGCCGTAAATGCTGCCCAAGCCAATCAGCTAACAGTGGACGCCCAAAAAAATGCCGAAAACGGCAACACCCTAATGCAGCAAATGTTGCTATCCATGGAAGAAATTAACGCTTCATCAGCTAAAATTTCAAATATTATCAAAGTCATTGATGATATCGCCTTCCAGACCAATATCCTGGCCTTGAATGCAGCCGTGGAAGCTGCCCGAGCCGGACAACAGGGTAAGGGCTTTGCCGTCGTTGCCGAAGAAGTTAGAACCTTGGCCGGACGCAGTGCTGAAGCTGCTAAAGAAACCACCGAACTAATTGAAGGTTCCATTTCCAAGGTTTCTGATGGCACCGTCATTGCCAACGATACTGCTGATTCCCTCACTGAAATTGTCGACGGTGTTGCTAAAGTCGCTGCTCTGGTTAGTAAAATTGATATTGCCTCAAACGAACAAACTGCCTCAATCAACGAGATTAACACTGGTATCGATCAGGTTTCCCAAGTGGTTCAGACCAACTCGGCTACCGCTGAAGAAAGCGCCGCCGCCAGCGAAGAATTATATAGCCAGGCGGAGTTGTTAAAAAATATGGTCAGCAAGTTCGCATTAACTAAATCCGAATAG
- a CDS encoding flavodoxin family protein, with amino-acid sequence MKVCILSGNPKKDGLCQSVIDAAKQGVTEGGAEVDEIRLGDFKLIRCQVCGDGWGPCRDENYCKFGKDGFDEIVARIESSDAIIFASPVYWGETSETFKSFIDRLRRCEFNGQKVLRDKQVLMIASAGGTGNGLLTSLEQMDRFCRHTGMVIFDYIGVNRWNSDYKKIAVKAAAYAMASGRKTEK; translated from the coding sequence ATGAAAGTATGTATTTTATCAGGTAATCCTAAAAAAGATGGGTTATGTCAGTCGGTAATTGATGCAGCAAAGCAAGGTGTCACGGAGGGCGGCGCCGAAGTTGATGAAATAAGATTGGGTGATTTTAAACTAATTCGCTGCCAAGTTTGTGGTGACGGTTGGGGTCCCTGCCGTGATGAAAATTATTGTAAGTTTGGGAAAGATGGTTTTGATGAAATTGTCGCTCGGATCGAATCCAGTGATGCGATCATTTTTGCCTCACCGGTCTATTGGGGCGAAACCTCGGAAACCTTCAAAAGTTTTATCGATCGCCTTCGTCGCTGTGAATTTAATGGACAAAAGGTTTTGCGCGATAAGCAAGTTTTAATGATTGCTTCAGCCGGGGGAACCGGAAATGGGCTGTTGACCAGTCTTGAACAGATGGATCGCTTCTGCCGACATACCGGCATGGTTATTTTTGACTATATTGGCGTGAATCGTTGGAATAGTGATTATAAAAAAATAGCCGTAAAAGCAGCGGCTTATGCAATGGCAAGTGGCCGAAAAACGGAGAAATAA
- a CDS encoding DUF3795 domain-containing protein: protein MKEKIVAPCGIDCFNCEMYEDNVTDEFQQRLSEQTKIPKEKITCQGCTEGNICLLLKMQGKNCKTLDCVNQKGVDYCFNCTDFPCQYLMPLADGAAKFPQNIKLYNLCLMKKIGIDNWVEQAAEIRQIYFNKKIAIGEGGSTE from the coding sequence ATGAAAGAAAAAATTGTGGCACCATGTGGTATTGATTGCTTTAACTGTGAAATGTACGAGGATAACGTCACCGATGAATTTCAGCAAAGGCTATCAGAACAAACGAAGATACCTAAAGAAAAAATAACCTGCCAAGGTTGTACGGAAGGGAATATATGTCTGCTTTTAAAAATGCAAGGGAAAAATTGTAAAACGCTTGATTGTGTTAACCAGAAGGGCGTTGACTATTGCTTCAATTGTACGGATTTTCCGTGCCAATATTTGATGCCTCTTGCAGACGGGGCAGCAAAATTTCCGCAGAATATAAAATTATATAACCTGTGCCTGATGAAAAAAATCGGGATTGACAATTGGGTTGAGCAAGCCGCAGAGATAAGACAGATCTATTTTAACAAAAAAATTGCAATTGGTGAGGGCGGAAGTACGGAATGA
- a CDS encoding MFS transporter: protein MEEKIEKTKSNWNILLVILMAVFVMVIDTTAMNVSIENIVKDLNTNVSTVKGVMSIYTLVMASCMLLGAKLSDIIGKKNAFIYGLLIYCVGTLTAASSVNVMMLAIGWSVIEGIAAAIMMPAVLSILISNYEGRDRAKAMSIYATVAAVALAVGPIIGGAVTTYLSWRVIFVGEVIVAVIALVFSGVIPKDLIVKENRPKIDFVGFLFSASGLFLIILGLLTAQNYGWFYAKQPLKIGGVSLSLFGLSASFLMIILGIVFLFILLMWLRKRIEKEKAVLFHPQIFNNRIFSPAILVYLFGQMAFSGIMFCMPVFMQNALGYNAFNTGISLMPLSIALLISSLFVTRLIYRFSPKIILIAGLISLLTGITLMRMQFWGKFSDISGSSFIPAFLFIGFGVGIAFSVAYNLALSNVNIEWKNEGSGLLTTFQNLGASVSVAILGTVLFSSVFGYIAQGILDSNILKTTDLTKNEIRELLIQNVETFKEVVEPKIASIATKAMSMSMDLVGIVLTVIISIGLLLAVFVLPNVKLND from the coding sequence ATGGAAGAAAAGATAGAAAAAACCAAAAGCAACTGGAATATATTATTGGTCATCTTAATGGCAGTATTTGTCATGGTGATTGATACAACCGCAATGAATGTATCGATAGAAAATATCGTAAAGGATTTAAATACAAACGTCAGTACCGTAAAAGGGGTAATGTCCATATATACGTTAGTTATGGCATCCTGTATGCTTTTAGGGGCAAAATTATCTGATATTATCGGAAAGAAAAATGCATTTATATATGGATTGTTGATTTATTGTGTTGGTACCTTAACGGCGGCATCGAGTGTAAATGTCATGATGTTAGCAATTGGATGGTCGGTGATTGAAGGGATTGCGGCAGCAATCATGATGCCGGCAGTATTATCAATATTAATCAGTAATTACGAAGGGCGGGATCGTGCAAAAGCAATGTCGATATATGCGACAGTTGCAGCAGTAGCCTTAGCGGTTGGACCCATTATCGGCGGGGCGGTAACCACCTATTTATCGTGGCGGGTGATCTTTGTTGGGGAAGTGATTGTTGCGGTAATCGCATTAGTATTTTCGGGCGTGATACCAAAAGATCTGATTGTAAAAGAAAACCGACCGAAAATAGATTTTGTCGGTTTTTTGTTTTCAGCTTCAGGATTGTTTTTGATTATTTTGGGACTATTAACAGCACAGAACTATGGCTGGTTTTATGCCAAGCAGCCACTTAAAATAGGCGGGGTTAGCCTCTCATTATTTGGTTTATCGGCTTCTTTTTTAATGATCATATTAGGAATTGTATTTTTGTTTATTCTTTTAATGTGGCTGAGAAAACGGATTGAAAAAGAGAAAGCGGTTTTATTTCATCCCCAGATATTTAATAACCGTATATTTTCACCGGCAATATTAGTTTATCTATTTGGGCAAATGGCATTTTCCGGAATCATGTTCTGTATGCCGGTATTTATGCAAAATGCATTGGGGTATAATGCCTTTAATACAGGAATCAGTTTGATGCCATTGTCGATCGCCTTGTTAATATCGTCATTATTTGTGACACGACTGATTTACCGTTTTTCACCTAAAATTATACTGATTGCTGGTCTGATTTCGTTGCTGACAGGGATTACCTTAATGAGGATGCAGTTCTGGGGAAAGTTTTCCGATATCAGTGGCAGCAGTTTTATTCCTGCCTTTCTTTTTATCGGTTTTGGCGTGGGGATTGCATTTAGTGTTGCATATAACCTTGCATTATCAAACGTCAATATAGAATGGAAAAACGAAGGATCGGGATTATTAACGACATTTCAGAACCTCGGGGCATCCGTGAGTGTTGCAATTTTGGGAACCGTATTGTTTTCAAGTGTATTTGGTTATATCGCTCAGGGGATACTGGATTCAAATATTTTAAAGACGACTGATCTGACCAAAAATGAAATTCGCGAATTGCTCATTCAGAATGTAGAGACATTTAAAGAAGTGGTAGAACCGAAAATAGCGAGCATTGCAACCAAGGCAATGTCGATGTCAATGGATTTAGTCGGAATTGTTCTTACGGTAATTATAAGTATCGGATTACTGTTGGCAGTTTTTGTATTACCAAATGTAAAACTGAATGATTAA
- a CDS encoding TetR/AcrR family transcriptional regulator, with product MEEKLTSRQLQALETKKKIFERALELFKASDFEDVSTTDICKSLNIAVGNFYKYYSSKEYLLMEAYPTFDHNIITDLSVNKFDTHLDAIKFLIFEQTNGAETIGAKLYAQMLRIQIKTEGKNVIEESRTFHTYLKTLIQKALDEGEIATEYYSANELSSLILRISRGTLLDWAMQNGAYSVSERVLHDVDLLFKQMKANDHCALFANS from the coding sequence ATGGAAGAAAAACTTACAAGCAGACAGTTACAGGCCCTTGAAACCAAAAAAAAAATCTTTGAAAGAGCATTGGAATTATTTAAAGCTTCCGATTTTGAAGATGTTTCGACGACAGACATCTGCAAATCACTAAACATTGCGGTGGGAAATTTTTATAAGTACTACTCATCTAAGGAGTATCTCCTGATGGAAGCCTACCCTACTTTTGATCACAATATCATAACGGATTTATCCGTAAATAAATTCGATACCCACTTAGATGCTATTAAATTTTTGATCTTTGAACAAACAAATGGCGCTGAAACGATTGGCGCAAAACTTTACGCGCAAATGTTGCGAATCCAGATTAAAACTGAAGGTAAAAATGTTATTGAGGAATCACGAACATTTCATACCTACTTAAAAACGTTAATTCAAAAAGCGCTTGATGAGGGGGAAATTGCCACTGAATATTATTCTGCGAATGAACTTTCTTCACTTATTCTGCGCATCTCACGCGGAACACTTCTCGACTGGGCCATGCAAAATGGTGCTTACAGTGTCAGTGAACGCGTTTTGCACGATGTTGATCTGCTTTTTAAACAGATGAAAGCAAATGACCATTGCGCACTGTTTGCGAATTCATAA
- a CDS encoding AlbA family DNA-binding domain-containing protein, with product MSNKNNTTTEEIAKLISQGDNDQLEFRHHSGGPNLLSKIISSFANASGGKLIIGVDEKGKISGCKKDSVMDTFNKAKEKLIPCPDLSIEFIELEKKSDCGHFN from the coding sequence TTGTCAAATAAAAATAATACTACGACTGAGGAAATCGCCAAACTTATTTCACAAGGCGATAATGACCAATTGGAATTCAGACACCATAGCGGTGGACCCAACCTGTTAAGCAAGATTATTTCCTCTTTTGCCAATGCCTCGGGTGGTAAATTAATTATCGGGGTTGATGAAAAAGGCAAAATTTCCGGCTGTAAAAAAGATTCTGTTATGGATACTTTTAATAAAGCCAAAGAAAAGTTAATCCCCTGTCCCGACCTTTCAATTGAATTTATTGAGTTGGAAAAAAAAAGTGATTGCGGTCATTTCAATTGA
- a CDS encoding oxidoreductase, producing MSGKYEPLFTPFKIGKTEIKNRIVLCAMGGTSLIEDGKFHEATAEYYIERAKGGVGLLIPGIAVIQDMWGRGNWLNEAREAFRGPVKELMDEIHKYDTKLFMQIGAGMGRVLAVKSGMAAVPDFNKDYAMCAPSVLPNVWAPEMMHREMTKDEIHKIIEAIVEAAKLAQEAGVDGIEIHAIHEGYLLDQFSIENTNHRTDEYGGSLENRLRFVCEIIKGIKEACGQDYPVIVRYSVASKMKGFNSGALPGEPYKEFGRSLEESPAVARILEAAGCDALDADNGSYDSWYWAHPPMYMPLACNLPEATYIKQFVDIPVICAGRMEDPEIATEAIANGVVDGIGIARQLLADPEWSNKIQAEQVDDVRPCIACHNGCFGRLFAGLGTSCALNPAAMQEEKYKITPAAVKKKVAIVGGGIGGMEAARISALRGHQVTLYEKTDRLGGVFIAAAAPDFKEADKNLLKWYIKQINDLNVTIKMNTEVTPELINETKPDEIIVATGAKPRTLSIPGIDADHVIEAIDLLLDKKQAGEVVAVIGGGLTGCEIAYDLAKKGKKVKIIEMMDDILQVKLLSAANSNMLRELLVYYNVDVQTSTQLCAINSNSITVSKDNAKTEIPVDTVVIAAGYVPSAPLAVALQELENVQVIGDADHVGSLLDVIWAAYDVALKI from the coding sequence ATGTCAGGTAAGTATGAACCTCTGTTTACACCGTTTAAGATTGGAAAAACGGAAATTAAAAACAGAATCGTGTTATGTGCAATGGGAGGAACTTCGCTTATTGAAGATGGCAAGTTTCATGAAGCAACAGCGGAGTACTACATTGAAAGAGCTAAAGGCGGGGTTGGGTTATTAATTCCGGGAATCGCGGTTATTCAGGACATGTGGGGCAGAGGCAATTGGCTTAATGAAGCCAGAGAAGCATTTCGAGGTCCAGTAAAAGAGCTGATGGATGAAATCCACAAATATGATACAAAATTATTTATGCAAATTGGGGCCGGTATGGGTCGCGTATTAGCAGTAAAATCAGGAATGGCTGCGGTGCCAGATTTCAATAAAGACTATGCAATGTGTGCACCCAGTGTGCTGCCAAATGTTTGGGCGCCGGAAATGATGCATCGTGAAATGACAAAGGACGAAATTCATAAAATTATTGAAGCCATTGTTGAAGCGGCAAAACTCGCCCAGGAAGCAGGGGTTGACGGGATTGAAATCCATGCCATTCATGAAGGTTATTTGTTGGATCAGTTTTCGATTGAAAATACAAACCATCGAACAGATGAATATGGCGGTTCATTAGAAAATCGACTGCGCTTTGTCTGCGAAATTATAAAAGGCATTAAAGAAGCCTGCGGTCAGGATTATCCTGTTATTGTACGTTACAGTGTTGCGAGCAAAATGAAAGGTTTTAATTCCGGAGCATTGCCCGGTGAACCGTACAAAGAATTCGGCCGCAGTCTGGAAGAAAGTCCAGCAGTGGCAAGAATCCTGGAAGCTGCCGGTTGTGATGCCTTAGATGCCGACAATGGGTCTTATGATTCATGGTATTGGGCGCATCCACCAATGTATATGCCTTTAGCCTGTAATCTGCCGGAGGCTACCTACATCAAACAATTTGTAGATATTCCCGTTATTTGTGCAGGACGGATGGAAGATCCGGAGATCGCAACAGAAGCGATTGCCAATGGGGTGGTTGACGGTATCGGGATTGCCCGACAGCTATTGGCTGATCCTGAGTGGTCCAATAAAATCCAAGCAGAACAAGTCGATGATGTCCGACCCTGTATCGCTTGTCACAATGGTTGTTTTGGCCGATTGTTTGCCGGCTTGGGAACTTCTTGTGCGCTCAATCCAGCAGCTATGCAGGAAGAAAAATATAAGATCACTCCGGCAGCGGTTAAGAAAAAAGTTGCCATTGTTGGTGGCGGGATTGGCGGAATGGAAGCAGCCCGTATTAGTGCTTTACGTGGACATCAAGTAACGCTTTATGAAAAGACCGATCGTTTAGGCGGGGTCTTTATAGCGGCGGCGGCTCCGGATTTCAAAGAAGCTGATAAAAATCTGCTAAAATGGTATATCAAACAAATTAATGATTTAAACGTCACAATTAAAATGAATACCGAAGTAACCCCTGAGCTGATAAACGAAACGAAACCGGATGAGATTATCGTTGCGACCGGTGCTAAACCAAGAACCCTTTCTATACCGGGAATTGATGCTGATCACGTTATCGAAGCGATTGATTTATTACTGGATAAGAAGCAAGCGGGAGAAGTTGTTGCCGTTATTGGTGGAGGGCTGACTGGTTGTGAAATTGCCTATGATCTTGCCAAAAAAGGTAAAAAAGTAAAAATAATTGAGATGATGGATGATATTCTTCAGGTTAAATTATTAAGTGCCGCCAATTCCAATATGTTAAGAGAACTGTTGGTTTATTACAATGTTGATGTTCAGACATCGACACAATTATGTGCCATTAATTCCAATAGCATTACAGTTTCAAAAGATAATGCCAAGACAGAAATCCCAGTCGATACGGTCGTGATTGCCGCTGGTTATGTTCCTTCTGCACCATTGGCAGTTGCGCTTCAAGAGTTGGAAAATGTTCAGGTTATAGGAGATGCCGATCATGTTGGCAGTCTTTTAGATGTTATCTGGGCAGCTTATGATGTGGCGTTAAAAATTTAG
- a CDS encoding RNA polymerase sigma factor, which produces MNNKSYDVDLEMELENLIIQDYDKLYACAFRMVENHQDAEDVLQNSFLNAYKNLSKFRSEAKLFTWLYRIVINECYKYFKYINKLPLVKITEDLGVTEKEFFDSIGYNADFDDDLVIDELREKCLQAFLKCLPKNQRVCFLLKTCTGLKNKEIAEIMEMSVENVKVTLFRGRKQLQELFEMRCSLIDPQKPCQCQLWIKFMNDHNLALPTGYKQLKTDGLRKAHFKNLSLLKKIDYLYTVEQTADKKELSDKIKKIAANIM; this is translated from the coding sequence ATGAATAACAAGTCTTATGACGTCGATTTGGAGATGGAACTTGAGAATTTAATCATTCAGGATTATGATAAATTATATGCTTGCGCATTTAGAATGGTTGAAAATCATCAGGATGCTGAGGATGTGCTTCAAAATTCATTTTTAAATGCTTATAAAAATTTAAGTAAATTTAGAAGCGAAGCAAAACTATTCACGTGGCTATACCGGATTGTAATCAACGAGTGCTACAAGTATTTCAAATATATCAACAAGCTGCCGCTGGTCAAAATCACCGAGGATTTAGGCGTGACGGAAAAAGAATTTTTTGACAGTATCGGATACAATGCTGATTTTGATGATGATTTGGTTATTGATGAACTGCGTGAAAAATGTCTGCAAGCTTTTTTAAAATGCCTGCCCAAAAACCAGCGGGTATGTTTTTTATTAAAAACCTGTACGGGTCTTAAAAATAAAGAAATAGCAGAGATCATGGAGATGTCAGTTGAAAACGTTAAGGTTACGTTGTTTAGAGGAAGGAAGCAGCTTCAGGAGTTATTTGAAATGAGATGCAGTCTGATTGATCCCCAAAAACCATGCCAATGCCAGCTCTGGATAAAATTTATGAATGATCATAACCTCGCGCTTCCGACTGGTTATAAGCAGCTAAAAACAGATGGATTACGAAAGGCGCATTTTAAAAATTTATCATTACTTAAAAAGATAGACTATCTATATACGGTTGAGCAAACAGCTGACAAAAAAGAATTATCGGACAAAATAAAAAAAATCGCAGCAAATATTATGTAA
- a CDS encoding YfjL-like protein codes for MKKTKKIIISAIGIGLIMFVVALVNSFTGNPIANGLAKEAALHYMDSHYRDLNLAIVKSGYNFKDGWYYVSVQSDISKDTAFNIYVDSYGNVKSDDYAYEVENNFTTFRRLDKELREKAIEMIAGKLNYDFDYIALRFVKEANLMMFERDMELDIHKPPLPITIDVVLFNEAVSYDKIAEVGKALEAILAANNVPVADYNIRILPLSDKPQNEDQAVSWVDSLSVSDFPAAQMDAKNLPQVIEQFELNRVNAVNEKDKK; via the coding sequence ATGAAGAAGACTAAAAAGATAATCATTAGTGCGATCGGGATTGGCTTAATAATGTTTGTGGTGGCTTTGGTCAATAGTTTCACCGGGAATCCGATAGCTAATGGATTGGCGAAAGAAGCAGCGTTACACTATATGGATAGTCATTATCGTGACTTAAATCTGGCGATTGTAAAGAGCGGGTATAATTTTAAGGACGGTTGGTATTATGTATCAGTTCAGTCGGATATAAGCAAAGATACCGCTTTTAACATTTATGTTGACAGCTATGGCAACGTCAAGAGTGATGACTACGCGTATGAGGTCGAAAACAATTTTACCACCTTTCGGAGGCTCGATAAAGAGTTGCGAGAAAAGGCCATTGAAATGATTGCTGGTAAGTTAAATTATGACTTTGATTATATTGCTCTTCGTTTTGTCAAGGAGGCCAATCTGATGATGTTTGAGCGTGACATGGAATTGGATATCCACAAGCCGCCGCTGCCCATTACGATTGATGTGGTATTGTTTAATGAAGCTGTTTCTTATGATAAGATCGCAGAAGTTGGCAAGGCACTGGAAGCTATCTTAGCAGCAAATAACGTTCCGGTCGCGGATTATAACATTCGTATTTTGCCATTGTCCGACAAACCCCAAAATGAAGACCAAGCAGTTTCGTGGGTCGATTCCCTTTCGGTTTCTGATTTTCCGGCAGCACAAATGGATGCCAAAAATTTGCCGCAGGTGATCGAACAGTTCGAGTTAAACCGAGTGAATGCGGTTAATGAAAAAGATAAAAAATAA